From Halodesulfovibrio aestuarii DSM 17919 = ATCC 29578, the proteins below share one genomic window:
- the metE gene encoding 5-methyltetrahydropteroyltriglutamate--homocysteine S-methyltransferase translates to MEKHILGFPRIGAHRELKKALEAYWRGVSSTSELLSVSQDLKERHWRIQHEAGLSYVSTGDFSFYDHVLDTTAMLGAIPERFDVGGSSTTSDLSTYFRMARGDASRNIPPMEMTKWFNTNYHYIVPEITASQQFTLSSTTLIDDTRRAIACGYVPKPVLVGPITYLSLAKGVDGYDCWQSLDAVIGVYKEIVTQLDPLCRWIQIDEPILCADMSPVAREAFLQAYDVLNASVNSAGLLLTTYFDALDDNLDIAFASGCAGVHVDLTRGGANLDAYIEKLPSSMALSIGLIDGRNVWKTDYEKVLTKVNGSLDALPAERVLVGSSCSLLHSPVDLASETKLDEELKSWLAFAVQKCQEVSDVENLLSERSGTGRTEGVAILDRNTSAINSRRLSRRVHNPLVQERVSAIDEKMFCRQQPYEVRKNTQAWLDLPQYPTTTIGSFPQTSEIRAKRSAFKKGILTEENYEGFIKKEIQRVVKEQEALGLDILVHGEPERNDMVEYFGQQMDGFCFTSSGWVQSYGSRCVKPPIIYGDISRPNPMTVKWITYAASLTHKHMKGMLTGPVTILCWSFVRDDMERADVCRQLALAIRDEVKDLEDAKVKILQIDEAAFSEGMPIKQKDREKYLAWAVDCFRLSTSCVDDSTQIHSHMCYSEFNDIIGSIAAMDADVISIEASRSKMELLDAFKSFDYPNEIGPGIYDIHSPRVPTKEEMVQLLEDATAYIPKERLWVNPDCGLKTRDWPECIASLRNMVAAAHEMRKRG, encoded by the coding sequence ATGGAAAAACACATTCTCGGGTTTCCTCGTATAGGTGCCCACCGCGAACTGAAAAAGGCTCTTGAAGCCTACTGGCGTGGGGTTTCCTCCACATCAGAACTTTTGAGCGTGAGTCAGGACTTAAAGGAACGCCACTGGCGTATCCAACATGAAGCAGGTCTTTCTTACGTTTCAACCGGCGATTTTTCTTTTTATGACCATGTGCTCGACACAACAGCAATGCTCGGGGCAATTCCTGAGCGGTTTGATGTTGGTGGCTCCAGCACCACTTCCGATCTATCCACATATTTTCGTATGGCACGCGGGGACGCTTCCCGAAATATTCCGCCAATGGAAATGACCAAGTGGTTCAATACTAACTACCACTATATTGTACCGGAAATTACCGCTTCACAGCAGTTTACGCTTTCTTCAACTACATTGATTGACGATACTCGTAGAGCTATTGCCTGTGGCTATGTGCCAAAGCCTGTACTGGTGGGGCCTATTACGTATCTTTCTTTGGCGAAAGGTGTTGATGGGTATGACTGCTGGCAAAGCTTAGATGCCGTTATTGGTGTGTATAAAGAAATAGTTACCCAGCTTGATCCATTATGTCGTTGGATTCAGATTGATGAACCTATTTTATGTGCAGATATGTCTCCAGTTGCTCGTGAGGCGTTTTTACAGGCGTATGATGTGCTGAATGCATCAGTAAATTCTGCTGGCCTATTGTTGACAACATATTTCGATGCGTTGGACGACAATCTTGATATTGCCTTTGCCTCTGGCTGTGCGGGGGTACACGTAGATTTGACTCGTGGCGGTGCAAATCTAGATGCGTATATTGAAAAACTTCCTTCCTCGATGGCGCTTTCCATAGGCCTTATAGATGGTCGTAACGTGTGGAAGACCGACTACGAAAAGGTGCTAACGAAGGTGAATGGCTCTCTTGATGCTCTTCCTGCTGAAAGGGTGCTAGTGGGGTCCAGTTGCTCTTTGCTGCATAGCCCGGTTGACCTTGCGAGTGAAACAAAGCTTGATGAAGAGCTGAAGAGTTGGTTGGCCTTTGCCGTTCAGAAGTGTCAGGAAGTTTCTGACGTAGAAAACTTGTTGAGCGAACGTTCTGGAACAGGACGAACAGAGGGGGTTGCGATACTGGATCGAAACACTTCTGCAATTAATTCACGCCGCCTGAGCAGGCGCGTTCATAATCCGTTGGTGCAGGAACGTGTTAGCGCTATTGATGAAAAGATGTTTTGCCGCCAACAACCATATGAAGTGCGTAAGAACACACAAGCATGGCTCGACCTGCCACAGTATCCAACTACCACAATTGGCTCTTTCCCTCAGACTTCAGAAATTCGTGCTAAGCGTAGTGCATTTAAAAAAGGTATTCTGACTGAAGAGAATTATGAAGGTTTCATTAAAAAAGAGATTCAGCGCGTTGTGAAAGAGCAGGAAGCTCTGGGGCTGGATATTCTTGTTCATGGAGAACCGGAACGAAATGACATGGTGGAATATTTTGGACAGCAGATGGATGGTTTCTGTTTTACCAGCAGTGGTTGGGTGCAGAGCTACGGTAGCCGTTGTGTGAAACCTCCGATCATCTATGGCGATATAAGCAGACCAAATCCGATGACGGTTAAATGGATAACGTATGCGGCATCACTCACTCATAAGCATATGAAAGGGATGCTTACAGGGCCTGTAACAATTCTTTGTTGGAGCTTTGTGCGTGATGACATGGAGCGTGCGGATGTTTGCCGCCAGCTGGCTCTTGCAATTCGTGATGAGGTAAAGGATCTTGAAGATGCTAAGGTAAAGATTCTTCAGATTGATGAAGCAGCCTTTAGTGAAGGTATGCCTATCAAACAGAAAGATCGTGAAAAATATCTTGCATGGGCCGTGGATTGTTTCCGTCTATCAACTTCTTGTGTTGATGATTCAACGCAGATTCATTCTCACATGTGCTACAGCGAGTTTAATGACATTATTGGGTCAATTGCCGCAATGGATGCAGATGTAATCAGTATCGAAGCAAGTCGTAGCAAAATGGAGTTACTGGATGCGTTCAAGAGCTTTGATTATCCGAATGAGATCGGTCCGGGGATCTACGACATTCATAGCCCGCGTGTCCCAACCAAAGAGGAAATGGTCCAACTTTTGGAAGATGCGACAGCGTATATCCCAAAAGAACGTTTGTGGGTAAATCCGGATTGCGGCCTTAAAACAAGGGACTGGCCGGAATGTATTGCTTCCTTACGGAACATGGTGGCGGCAGCGCATGAAATGCGTAAGCGTGGATAA
- the hepT gene encoding type VII toxin-antitoxin system HepT family RNase toxin: protein MDKEVVQQKLLLLQRCIQRVKEKTPAEAEILEADFDLQDIVVLNLQRAVQISIDISTHILADTLSVPSTMAEAFLLLHREGVLSKDVAKSMSRSVGLRNVAVHEYTNLDWDVVHAVALHHLDDFIHFGEEVVSWLDVHD from the coding sequence ATGGATAAAGAAGTTGTTCAGCAAAAATTGCTTTTGTTGCAGCGCTGTATCCAGCGAGTTAAGGAGAAAACTCCTGCTGAAGCTGAGATACTAGAAGCAGATTTTGACTTACAAGATATCGTTGTACTCAATCTGCAACGTGCCGTGCAGATAAGTATCGACATTTCGACTCATATTCTTGCGGATACTTTGTCTGTGCCATCGACGATGGCGGAAGCGTTCCTTTTACTTCATCGTGAAGGAGTTCTCAGCAAAGATGTGGCAAAGAGCATGTCTCGTAGTGTTGGGCTTCGGAATGTAGCTGTTCACGAATATACAAATCTAGATTGGGATGTGGTACACGCTGTTGCTTTGCATCATCTTGATGACTTTATTCACTTTGGAGAGGAAGTAGTGTCATGGCTTGACGTTCATGACTAA
- the mntA gene encoding type VII toxin-antitoxin system MntA family adenylyltransferase antitoxin: MDKITLKKNIAGVLAAHKEIQLGIVFGSAAAGTMRADSDVDVAVFASKPLSVSLRLDLIAELSLALGREVDVVDLYSAEGVILHQVLTKGEVVLKRSDLIHAMLIKRMLFDQADMEPLRCRIVESRLQRGFNG; this comes from the coding sequence ATGGATAAGATTACACTTAAAAAGAATATAGCTGGCGTGCTGGCTGCACATAAAGAAATTCAACTAGGCATTGTCTTTGGCTCTGCTGCTGCGGGGACGATGCGTGCAGATAGTGACGTAGATGTGGCTGTGTTTGCCTCTAAACCGTTATCTGTTTCGTTGCGCCTAGATTTGATTGCAGAGTTGAGCTTGGCTCTTGGCCGCGAGGTTGATGTTGTGGATTTATATTCGGCCGAAGGAGTAATTTTGCACCAAGTTCTTACAAAAGGTGAAGTTGTTCTAAAGCGTTCTGATTTAATTCACGCTATGTTGATTAAACGAATGCTTTTTGATCAAGCAGACATGGAACCGCTACGCTGTCGAATTGTTGAAAGCCGACTGCAGAGAGGATTTAATGGATAA